One region of bacterium HR17 genomic DNA includes:
- the argS gene encoding Arginine--tRNA ligase — translation MHRVREQLFALLSQAVHAATAQGALPPIGELPAFTVEPPPQEEFGDFATNLAMVLARPMRRPPQAIATAVLKFLPPNDLIVRAEVAPQGFINFRLTDAWLHDAVQTALEQDERYGTFDLGRGRKVQVEFVSANPTGPLQIGNARGGALGDAIANLLTALGYQVEREYYINDVTMSLQVQRFGESLEARYLQLLGYEVAFPEEGYKGEYVSELARELVSEFGDAFVALPPEERRQKFFALAKERIVAQHKAVLERFGIRYDNFVSEQWLYDSGRVARTIELLNEKGLTYEAEGALWMRTTAFGDQKDEVLVRRTGAPTYFASDIAYHLYKHERGYAFVVDVWGADHHGHVARMHAALKALGLERGEEEWLKIVLYQLVRLVKGGETVRLSKRAGEIVSLDDLLDWIGKDAARFFLLLRSADTHLDIDLDLAVKQSQENPVYYVQYAHARCCSIFKQAQERTHPALTRYRDADLRLLADDAERRLMKTVAAFPDIVYEAATKFLPHLVTQFTLQVADRFHDFYERCRVLGDDAALSAARLALVKATQIVLRNALSLLGITAPEAM, via the coding sequence ATGCATCGCGTGCGGGAACAACTTTTTGCTTTGCTGTCGCAGGCGGTGCACGCGGCAACGGCTCAAGGGGCTTTGCCCCCTATAGGTGAACTGCCTGCCTTTACAGTGGAACCACCTCCTCAAGAGGAGTTTGGCGATTTTGCGACCAACTTGGCGATGGTGCTGGCGCGCCCGATGCGCCGACCGCCTCAAGCCATTGCGACAGCCGTCCTGAAATTTTTGCCGCCCAACGACCTTATCGTGCGGGCGGAAGTCGCCCCACAAGGCTTCATCAACTTCCGCCTGACCGATGCGTGGCTGCACGACGCGGTGCAGACAGCCCTTGAGCAAGACGAGCGCTACGGCACCTTTGACCTCGGGCGCGGCAGAAAGGTGCAGGTGGAGTTCGTCAGCGCCAACCCGACCGGTCCGCTGCAAATCGGCAACGCGCGGGGCGGTGCGTTAGGCGATGCCATCGCTAACTTGCTGACAGCGCTGGGCTACCAAGTGGAACGCGAATACTACATCAACGATGTGACGATGTCGCTGCAGGTGCAGCGGTTCGGCGAATCGTTGGAAGCCCGTTACCTGCAACTTTTGGGCTATGAGGTGGCGTTCCCCGAAGAGGGCTACAAGGGCGAGTATGTCTCTGAGTTGGCGCGGGAGTTGGTCAGCGAATTTGGAGACGCCTTTGTCGCGCTGCCGCCTGAAGAGCGACGGCAAAAGTTTTTCGCTTTAGCCAAAGAGCGCATCGTCGCCCAGCACAAAGCCGTTTTGGAACGGTTCGGCATCCGCTACGACAACTTCGTCAGCGAGCAATGGCTTTACGACAGCGGGCGTGTCGCTCGGACGATTGAGTTGCTCAACGAGAAGGGGTTGACCTACGAAGCCGAAGGGGCGCTATGGATGCGGACGACAGCGTTCGGCGACCAAAAGGACGAAGTGCTCGTGCGGCGGACAGGGGCGCCGACTTACTTTGCATCGGACATCGCCTATCACCTCTACAAACATGAGCGGGGTTACGCGTTTGTCGTGGATGTGTGGGGCGCCGACCACCACGGACATGTCGCTCGCATGCACGCCGCATTGAAGGCATTGGGCCTTGAGCGGGGCGAAGAAGAGTGGCTGAAGATCGTGCTTTACCAACTCGTCCGATTGGTCAAAGGCGGCGAAACGGTGCGGTTGAGCAAGCGGGCGGGTGAAATCGTGTCGCTGGACGATTTGCTGGACTGGATTGGCAAAGACGCCGCCCGCTTTTTCCTGCTACTCCGCAGCGCCGACACGCATCTGGATATTGACTTGGACTTGGCGGTCAAGCAGTCACAGGAAAACCCCGTCTATTATGTGCAGTATGCCCACGCCCGTTGTTGTAGCATTTTCAAGCAGGCACAAGAACGGACGCATCCTGCGTTGACGCGCTATCGCGATGCCGATTTGCGTCTGCTGGCGGATGACGCTGAGCGGCGGTTGATGAAAACCGTCGCGGCGTTTCCCGACATCGTTTACGAGGCAGCGACCAAGTTTTTGCCCCACCTCGTCACGCAATTCACCTTGCAAGTCGCCGACCGTTTCCACGATTTTTATGAGCGCTGCCGTGTTTTGGGCGACGATGCCGCGTTGAGTGCGGCGCGGCTGGCTTTGGTGAAGGCGACGCAAATCGTCCTGCGCAACGCGTTGTCTTTGTTGGGTATCACTGCCCCTGAAGCGATGTGA